A genome region from Euzebya rosea includes the following:
- a CDS encoding copper resistance protein CopC: MSTGRVGRLVLALVLATAGLALTAGPARAHTSLVASSPATGERLAYSPDEIVLTFATAVDPRTVTAELRSADGDVVAVQPLSGEAGETTVVAFGVPRLPHAVYGLAWQSIGDDGHRVLGEVLFGVGTEVGGTTSVAGGATLTARTLDTAGLALRIAWYVALALLAGAAAVGHAGLAGRITRRRIGGLLLASAVVALGRGGVALAVLLEAGAGDLAWTSRGTVGFAAVGVLLGLLAIGSTRTGARTTGRIPTTPALVALVVAVVGGTLAGHALSREDPLLAVTFGILHLGAAAAWTGPLLVMLLVAGTPAWRALDREERTLQLRASLRRMVPVAGWSLAVVGATGLLLAARAWSGMEGGVLVALVLKAVIVVGVAVPLGLWHHRTREGWADVPRTARVEALGLVVALVLGAVLVGWDPGWGQGTGGLDPAVAAVLDGTADDPTVCRDLEVGRGACYRSTLSTILATQGPQAAIDAAVAAQAVDGYVAENCHQVVHDIGNDAAEQIEDMADALSVDGSACWSGYFHGFIEARLAEIDDDALSGQLPTFCDGAADPRYSFTHYNCLHGLGHGLMLRVDADLFEALPLCRDLEEFWLVRSCASGAFMENVMAAQQGLTTPGVPADDLRYPCTEVDDDLAEDCWMMQTSMIIWRLGGDIPGAFEWCDSVEGLNRTACYRSMGRDISSIAALDPDGVIERCSMGSADAAHWCIEGAASNAVYETSARESADALCAAVQPDWTGPCEATRDQALATVALG, encoded by the coding sequence GTGTCCACGGGGCGTGTGGGCCGGCTCGTGCTGGCCCTGGTCCTGGCCACGGCCGGGCTGGCCCTGACAGCGGGGCCGGCCCGTGCCCACACCTCGCTGGTCGCGTCGTCCCCGGCGACGGGGGAACGGCTGGCCTACTCGCCAGACGAGATCGTCCTGACGTTCGCCACCGCGGTCGACCCCCGCACGGTCACCGCCGAGCTGCGCAGCGCCGACGGTGACGTCGTCGCCGTCCAGCCGCTCTCGGGCGAGGCGGGCGAGACCACCGTGGTGGCCTTCGGCGTTCCCCGCCTGCCGCACGCCGTCTACGGACTGGCGTGGCAGTCGATCGGGGACGACGGCCACCGGGTCCTCGGCGAGGTCCTCTTCGGCGTCGGCACGGAGGTCGGCGGGACGACGAGCGTGGCCGGCGGGGCCACCCTGACCGCGAGGACGCTGGACACGGCCGGACTGGCCCTCCGGATCGCCTGGTACGTCGCCCTCGCCCTCCTCGCGGGTGCGGCCGCGGTGGGGCACGCAGGACTGGCCGGCCGGATCACCCGACGCCGGATCGGCGGGTTGCTCCTCGCCAGCGCCGTCGTGGCGCTCGGCCGCGGTGGGGTGGCGCTGGCGGTCCTGCTGGAGGCCGGCGCCGGCGACCTCGCCTGGACCTCACGCGGCACGGTGGGGTTCGCCGCCGTCGGCGTGCTCCTCGGGCTGCTCGCGATCGGGAGCACACGAACGGGGGCACGGACCACCGGCCGCATCCCCACGACCCCGGCGCTGGTCGCGCTGGTCGTCGCCGTCGTGGGCGGGACCCTCGCCGGACATGCCCTCTCCCGTGAGGATCCCTTGCTCGCGGTCACCTTCGGCATCCTCCACCTGGGCGCTGCCGCGGCCTGGACCGGCCCGCTGCTCGTGATGTTGCTCGTCGCCGGCACTCCGGCATGGCGAGCGCTGGACCGTGAAGAACGCACCCTGCAGCTGCGGGCATCGCTGCGTCGGATGGTCCCCGTCGCCGGGTGGTCCCTGGCGGTCGTCGGGGCCACCGGCCTGCTGCTGGCTGCGCGGGCCTGGTCGGGGATGGAGGGCGGGGTGTTGGTCGCGCTGGTCCTCAAGGCCGTGATCGTGGTCGGTGTCGCCGTGCCGCTCGGCCTGTGGCACCACCGGACACGGGAGGGGTGGGCCGACGTGCCACGCACCGCCCGCGTCGAGGCGCTGGGGCTGGTCGTGGCGCTCGTGCTGGGCGCCGTGCTGGTCGGCTGGGACCCCGGCTGGGGCCAGGGGACCGGGGGGCTGGACCCGGCCGTCGCCGCCGTGCTGGACGGAACCGCGGACGACCCGACCGTCTGCCGGGACCTGGAGGTCGGCCGGGGCGCCTGCTACCGCTCGACCCTGTCGACGATCCTGGCGACCCAGGGACCGCAGGCCGCCATCGACGCGGCCGTCGCCGCGCAGGCCGTGGACGGCTACGTGGCGGAGAACTGCCATCAGGTCGTGCACGACATCGGCAACGACGCAGCGGAGCAGATCGAGGACATGGCCGACGCCCTGTCCGTCGACGGGTCGGCCTGCTGGTCGGGGTACTTCCACGGCTTCATCGAGGCCCGCCTGGCGGAGATCGACGACGACGCGCTCTCCGGGCAGCTGCCCACCTTCTGCGACGGGGCGGCCGACCCCCGCTACTCCTTCACCCACTACAACTGCCTGCACGGCCTCGGCCACGGGCTGATGCTGCGGGTCGACGCCGACCTGTTCGAGGCGTTGCCGTTGTGCCGTGACCTCGAGGAGTTCTGGCTGGTCCGGTCCTGCGCCAGCGGCGCGTTCATGGAGAACGTCATGGCTGCCCAGCAGGGGCTGACCACGCCCGGCGTACCCGCCGACGACCTGCGATATCCCTGCACCGAGGTCGACGACGACCTGGCCGAGGACTGCTGGATGATGCAGACATCGATGATCATCTGGCGGCTCGGCGGCGACATCCCCGGAGCCTTCGAGTGGTGTGACAGCGTCGAGGGGCTCAACCGGACGGCGTGTTATCGCTCGATGGGCCGCGACATCTCCTCCATCGCCGCACTGGACCCCGACGGCGTGATCGAGCGGTGCAGCATGGGATCGGCCGACGCGGCCCACTGGTGCATCGAGGGTGCGGCGTCCAACGCCGTGTACGAGACCTCCGCACGCGAGTCCGCCGACGCGCTGTGCGCCGCCGTGCAGCCGGACTGGACCGGTCCCTGCGAGGCAACCCGTGACCAGGCGCTGGCCACGGTGGCGCTCGGTTGA
- a CDS encoding serine/threonine-protein kinase, which produces MTDIPYSPDEPDPDWVRFAMPDDFVDAVRVGRGGFGYVFRARELSLSRTVAIKVLNQPSSTEKADQKFTRELQAMGTLAGHPHIITVYTWGKTSGGYPYIVMAYMPGGSLKDLVDTQGVMAWPDAFAAGIKVAGALETAHRAGILHRDIKPENILLNGFGEPSLGDFGIARITGGTETATGSITGSLSHVAPEVLEGNRPTASADVYSMASTLYALVQGRPAFASEGDETLTPMLARILLNPMPPVTAQEVPPDVIALIEQGLAKKPEDRYPSVEAFGNAMADVLSAHGLRAPGMLIRGDADDEVSASGARTGEFTAPGVRVGDLPTVDRQPVVQASGSTTGEGLLVGAAAAEAGAPPTHRVSESILPPTTPPVPPADPSSRRGLFIGIAAVLAAAVIGVVGVVALGGDDSVANDDPTPTESVSASETEPSEDDGTPSESETDSVKEGTNGLVIPTESETPTETATPTESATATEVPVVETVEPAPQPQAPPPAPPPPPPPPPPPPPPPPPPPPPPPPPPPPPPPPPPPPPPPPPPPPPPPPPPPPTSSAD; this is translated from the coding sequence ATGACCGACATCCCGTACTCGCCGGACGAGCCGGACCCGGACTGGGTCCGTTTCGCCATGCCGGACGACTTCGTCGACGCCGTGAGGGTCGGGCGAGGTGGCTTCGGCTACGTCTTCAGGGCCCGAGAGCTCTCGCTGTCGCGGACCGTCGCCATCAAGGTCCTGAACCAGCCCAGCTCGACGGAGAAGGCCGACCAGAAGTTCACCCGCGAGCTGCAGGCCATGGGCACGCTCGCCGGCCACCCCCACATCATCACCGTCTACACATGGGGCAAGACGTCAGGCGGGTACCCCTACATCGTCATGGCGTACATGCCCGGCGGGTCCCTGAAGGACCTCGTCGACACCCAGGGCGTCATGGCCTGGCCCGACGCGTTCGCGGCGGGCATCAAGGTCGCAGGCGCGCTGGAGACCGCCCATCGGGCCGGCATCCTGCACCGCGACATCAAGCCCGAGAACATCCTGCTCAACGGGTTCGGCGAACCGTCCCTCGGTGACTTCGGCATCGCCCGTATCACCGGTGGAACCGAGACCGCCACCGGCTCGATCACCGGCTCGTTGTCGCACGTGGCGCCCGAGGTGCTGGAGGGCAACCGTCCCACCGCGTCCGCCGACGTCTACTCCATGGCGTCCACCCTGTACGCGCTGGTGCAGGGCCGTCCGGCCTTCGCCAGCGAGGGGGACGAGACGCTGACGCCGATGCTGGCCCGCATCCTCCTCAACCCGATGCCCCCCGTCACCGCCCAGGAGGTCCCGCCGGACGTCATCGCGCTGATCGAGCAGGGTCTGGCCAAGAAGCCCGAGGACCGGTACCCGTCGGTCGAGGCCTTCGGCAACGCCATGGCCGACGTCCTGTCCGCCCATGGCCTCCGCGCCCCCGGCATGCTGATCCGGGGAGACGCCGACGACGAGGTGTCCGCCTCGGGGGCCAGGACCGGCGAGTTCACGGCCCCGGGTGTCCGGGTCGGCGACCTGCCGACCGTCGACCGGCAGCCGGTGGTCCAGGCCAGCGGCTCGACGACCGGTGAGGGGCTGCTGGTCGGGGCCGCGGCGGCCGAAGCGGGCGCGCCACCCACCCACCGGGTCAGCGAGTCGATCCTGCCACCGACCACTCCGCCCGTCCCGCCTGCCGACCCCTCCTCCCGGCGCGGGCTGTTCATCGGCATCGCCGCCGTGCTCGCCGCGGCGGTCATCGGTGTCGTCGGCGTGGTCGCCCTCGGCGGTGACGACTCGGTCGCCAACGACGACCCGACCCCCACGGAGTCGGTCAGCGCGAGCGAGACCGAGCCCTCCGAGGACGACGGAACCCCGTCGGAGTCCGAGACCGACTCCGTGAAGGAGGGCACGAACGGCCTGGTCATCCCGACGGAGTCCGAGACGCCGACGGAGACCGCCACCCCCACCGAGAGCGCGACCGCGACGGAGGTCCCGGTCGTGGAGACCGTCGAGCCGGCTCCCCAGCCGCAGGCGCCGCCACCGGCGCCGCCGCCTCCGCCACCCCCGCCACCCCCTCCACCGCCGCCGCCGCCTCCACCACCGCCGCCTCCACCGCCGCCGCCTCCACCACCACCGCCACCACCGCCTCCACCACCACCACCCCCACCGCCTCCACCTCCACCCCCACCTCCACCGCCCCCGACGTCGTCGGCTGACTGA
- a CDS encoding septum formation family protein: MSDQTPPGWGNPPQNPTPWQGGPPGGQPPQQGWGQQPPAQPQGQPGGYGTPPGQAPPAYGQQPAYGQQPPGYYNQPGSGFQPPPPKKSNVGLIVGLVLLVLVLAGGGLAAVLLAGGDDDVVDADTEATASELGEAVDDLNSDLADEGTEPEVLDDLPADETPTAVPGEDASVFELAVGDCYNSPSTSDEVQSVAVVPCDTPHDSEVFFLVDHPDDGTGFPGLEQLNTFADEQCQGQAFTDYVGVVWAESRFFTSQLTPTEASWEQGDREIVCLLYDPTTQLNASVRGSGQ; this comes from the coding sequence GTGAGCGACCAGACACCGCCGGGCTGGGGCAACCCGCCGCAGAACCCCACGCCATGGCAGGGGGGTCCCCCCGGTGGGCAGCCCCCCCAGCAGGGGTGGGGACAGCAGCCGCCCGCCCAACCCCAGGGTCAGCCGGGGGGCTACGGGACTCCCCCCGGACAGGCCCCGCCCGCCTACGGCCAGCAGCCCGCCTACGGGCAGCAGCCGCCCGGGTACTACAACCAGCCCGGGTCCGGATTCCAGCCGCCGCCCCCCAAGAAGTCCAACGTGGGCCTGATCGTCGGCCTCGTGCTGCTCGTCCTCGTGCTCGCCGGTGGTGGCCTCGCCGCGGTCCTGCTGGCCGGCGGTGACGACGACGTGGTCGACGCCGACACCGAGGCCACGGCATCCGAGCTCGGGGAGGCCGTCGACGACCTCAACAGCGACCTGGCCGACGAGGGGACCGAACCCGAGGTCCTCGACGACCTGCCGGCCGACGAGACCCCGACCGCCGTCCCCGGTGAGGACGCGTCGGTCTTCGAGCTGGCCGTCGGCGACTGCTACAACAGCCCGTCGACCAGCGACGAGGTGCAGTCCGTGGCCGTCGTCCCGTGTGACACACCCCACGACAGCGAGGTCTTCTTCCTCGTCGACCACCCCGACGACGGCACCGGGTTCCCGGGGCTCGAGCAGCTGAACACCTTCGCCGACGAGCAGTGCCAGGGACAGGCGTTCACCGACTACGTCGGTGTGGTGTGGGCCGAGTCACGGTTCTTCACCAGCCAGCTGACCCCCACGGAGGCGTCGTGGGAGCAGGGTGACCGCGAGATCGTCTGCCTGCTCTACGACCCGACCACCCAGCTCAACGCCTCGGTGCGCGGCTCGGGACAGTGA
- a CDS encoding cell wall-binding repeat-containing protein, translating to MSAPHRRTASLLVVLLTMGVLTAFPASAEEFASFGCFADPGGDAGGVDIADIVGTCLQYPDTDPSAEFPQGEPIRLTTVFAAGNNPLQDASWSNDDTALQVALSTDGDAAPELVLRLFHDGNSLVRSITDGSGGPVAACDAQVELDPSFQGIDFVLQPSCIPDSPDVRYSVQMTYEQTEGAAVAMDRWPDSDASVRMPRGDENPFCDVPSETGVEVVVARVACGIGGTEPVSQAVAISQFVFNDLSTLEFEPYTGQWAVIVRDDNFADALAGSSLGFGQGPLLFTYSPTSGPALGQDHTRLAAATKQELIRTVPRGFPVYVLGGTAAIDEGVMDHLRELGYDAQRLSGPTRVDTAAAVALEVRRRTQDFAARNPGFPDTNMVLMANQDNWPDAVLAGQVGALWGFPVLLTGATGDAPAATLAALDALRPQAIQFIGGQTVISSDTLRSIREYANTGGYAFGGPGAELTDDTSNPWRQFCANSNPDGTQTPRWTCRWGGDTRIATGAAVSQFGREMIQRFGGEDTLIPDTEVYASGVALGGGRDSDNYAYVLAASMMSGRFGGAVFLPTDNNTLTDTVIQSVCDIRRGKDTNGDGEPDTPFIEFVELVALMADTDKLSDEFGEEIRSLISDGCPATFATAAPDLVAAD from the coding sequence ATGTCTGCACCACATCGCCGTACCGCATCCCTGCTCGTGGTCCTCCTCACCATGGGGGTCCTGACCGCGTTCCCGGCCAGCGCCGAGGAGTTCGCATCCTTCGGCTGCTTCGCCGATCCGGGAGGTGACGCCGGCGGCGTGGACATCGCCGACATCGTGGGGACCTGCCTGCAGTACCCCGACACCGACCCGTCGGCGGAGTTCCCGCAGGGTGAGCCCATCCGCCTGACCACCGTGTTCGCGGCGGGCAACAACCCGCTGCAGGACGCGTCGTGGAGCAACGACGACACGGCGCTGCAGGTCGCGCTGTCCACCGACGGTGATGCCGCCCCCGAGCTCGTGCTGCGGCTGTTCCACGACGGCAACAGCCTGGTGCGCAGCATCACCGACGGCAGCGGCGGGCCGGTCGCCGCCTGCGACGCGCAGGTCGAGCTCGATCCCAGCTTCCAGGGCATCGACTTCGTCCTGCAGCCGAGCTGCATCCCCGACAGCCCCGACGTGCGCTACAGCGTGCAGATGACCTACGAGCAGACCGAGGGCGCCGCGGTGGCGATGGACCGCTGGCCCGACTCCGACGCCTCCGTCCGTATGCCCCGCGGCGACGAGAACCCGTTCTGCGACGTTCCGTCGGAAACCGGTGTGGAGGTCGTCGTGGCGCGGGTGGCCTGCGGCATCGGGGGCACGGAGCCGGTCAGCCAGGCCGTGGCGATCAGCCAGTTCGTCTTCAACGACCTGTCCACGCTGGAGTTCGAGCCCTACACCGGCCAGTGGGCCGTGATCGTGCGCGACGACAACTTCGCCGACGCCCTGGCCGGCTCCTCCCTCGGCTTCGGCCAGGGGCCGCTGCTCTTCACCTACTCCCCCACCTCCGGCCCGGCCCTCGGCCAGGACCACACCCGGCTTGCCGCGGCCACGAAGCAGGAGCTGATCCGCACCGTGCCGCGCGGGTTCCCCGTGTACGTCCTCGGGGGCACCGCCGCGATCGACGAGGGGGTCATGGACCACCTGCGCGAGCTCGGCTACGACGCCCAGCGCCTGTCCGGCCCGACCCGCGTCGACACCGCCGCAGCAGTTGCGCTGGAGGTGCGACGACGCACGCAGGACTTCGCCGCCCGCAACCCCGGGTTCCCCGACACCAACATGGTGCTGATGGCCAACCAGGACAACTGGCCCGACGCGGTGCTGGCCGGGCAGGTCGGTGCGCTGTGGGGCTTCCCGGTCCTGCTGACCGGCGCGACGGGCGATGCCCCCGCGGCCACCCTGGCGGCGCTCGACGCACTGCGTCCGCAGGCCATCCAGTTCATCGGGGGGCAGACGGTGATCTCCAGCGACACCCTCCGGTCGATCCGTGAGTACGCCAACACCGGCGGGTACGCATTCGGCGGCCCCGGGGCGGAGCTGACCGACGACACCTCCAACCCGTGGCGGCAGTTCTGCGCCAACTCCAACCCCGACGGCACCCAGACCCCGCGCTGGACCTGCCGTTGGGGCGGCGACACCCGCATCGCGACGGGGGCGGCGGTCAGCCAGTTCGGCCGCGAGATGATCCAGCGGTTCGGCGGCGAGGACACCCTCATCCCCGACACGGAGGTCTACGCCTCGGGCGTGGCGCTCGGCGGCGGCCGCGACAGCGACAACTACGCCTACGTGCTGGCGGCATCGATGATGTCGGGCCGGTTCGGCGGTGCGGTCTTCCTGCCGACGGACAACAACACGTTGACCGACACGGTGATCCAGTCGGTGTGCGACATCCGACGCGGCAAGGACACCAACGGCGACGGCGAGCCCGACACCCCGTTCATCGAGTTCGTCGAGCTCGTGGCGCTGATGGCCGACACCGACAAGCTGTCCGACGAGTTCGGCGAGGAGATCCGCTCGCTGATCAGCGACGGCTGCCCGGCCACCTTCGCCACGGCAGCCCCGGACCTGGTCGCCGCTGACTGA
- a CDS encoding replication-associated recombination protein A, whose protein sequence is MSGAGAGSATAPLAARLRPRTLDEVVGQQHLIGPEGPIRRTIASGRLSSMVLWGPPGTGKTTLAGVIAAEANAEMIVLSAVTAGVKDVRAAVVEGRERLRRTQRRTILFVDEIHRFNKSQQDALLPSVEAGDVVLIGATTENPSFEVNAALLSRSILYRLAPLEPEDLSVLLDRGLADPGLEGVTATDDARAALLHAADGDARVLLTGLDAAAALAVGTEDGEITPEMVQSALAQPHLRYDKAGDNHYDQVSAFIKSMRGSDPDAAMYWLTRMLAEGEDPRFLARRMVILASEDIGLAHPQALAVSVAAFEALDRVGLPEARFALSQACIHLALAPKSNAVTRAMAKADAEVERLGNAPVPASLRDAHYKGAKRLGHGVGYAYPHDDERGWVDQQYGPDGLRRIYEPGDHGAEPTLNSWRDSR, encoded by the coding sequence ATGTCGGGTGCCGGCGCCGGGTCGGCCACGGCACCCCTCGCCGCCCGGCTGCGCCCCCGCACCCTCGACGAGGTCGTGGGCCAGCAGCACCTGATCGGACCGGAGGGGCCGATCCGCCGCACGATCGCGAGCGGCCGGTTGTCCTCCATGGTCCTGTGGGGGCCACCGGGGACCGGCAAGACCACCCTTGCGGGGGTCATCGCGGCCGAGGCCAACGCCGAGATGATCGTCCTGTCGGCCGTCACGGCCGGCGTCAAGGACGTGCGCGCGGCCGTCGTCGAGGGCCGGGAACGGCTGCGACGGACCCAGCGCCGCACGATCCTGTTCGTCGACGAGATCCACCGCTTCAACAAGTCCCAGCAGGACGCGCTGCTGCCGTCGGTCGAGGCGGGCGACGTCGTGCTGATCGGGGCCACGACGGAGAACCCCTCCTTCGAGGTCAACGCCGCGTTGTTGTCGCGCAGCATCCTCTACCGGCTGGCGCCGCTGGAGCCCGAGGACCTCTCGGTGCTGCTCGACCGGGGCCTGGCCGACCCGGGCCTGGAGGGGGTCACCGCCACCGACGACGCGCGCGCCGCGCTGCTCCATGCCGCCGACGGCGATGCGAGGGTGCTGCTGACCGGGCTGGACGCGGCGGCCGCGCTGGCGGTGGGCACCGAGGACGGGGAGATCACCCCCGAGATGGTGCAGTCCGCGCTGGCACAGCCCCACCTGCGCTACGACAAGGCGGGCGACAACCACTACGACCAGGTCAGCGCGTTCATCAAGTCGATGCGCGGGTCGGATCCGGATGCGGCGATGTACTGGCTGACCCGCATGCTGGCGGAGGGGGAGGACCCGCGCTTCCTCGCACGGCGGATGGTGATCCTCGCCAGCGAGGACATCGGGCTGGCCCATCCCCAGGCGCTGGCCGTGTCCGTGGCGGCCTTCGAGGCGCTGGACCGCGTCGGGCTGCCCGAGGCCCGCTTCGCGCTGTCCCAGGCCTGCATCCACCTCGCCCTGGCGCCCAAGTCCAACGCGGTCACGCGGGCCATGGCGAAGGCGGACGCGGAGGTCGAGCGGTTGGGCAACGCCCCGGTGCCGGCGTCGTTGCGCGACGCCCACTACAAGGGCGCCAAGCGCCTCGGCCACGGCGTGGGGTACGCCTATCCCCACGACGACGAGCGTGGCTGGGTCGACCAGCAGTACGGACCCGACGGCCTGCGGCGCATCTACGAACCCGGCGACCACGGCGCCGAACCGACCCTCAACTCCTGGCGCGACAGCCGCTGA
- a CDS encoding zinc-binding metallopeptidase family protein, with protein MITFSCDRCTQLVFFDNTSCTRCGTDLVLDPATWAMRSATADDVRCANREHGCPWVTENGEQYCRSCRLTRTRPSLDDPEIAAEWRRAEAAKRRLVFQLERMGLDVQGATFDLLSSRDEQVITGHADGVITLDLAEADDVERIRIREQMDEPYRTLLGHFRHEIGHWLWTRYVDGSEVIDDFRRVFGDERADYGEALEAHYDAEPPEGWADSYVSTYATAHPWEDFAETVAHWLHITDVLETAGAFGVSVDGAHEVLTSDPDDAEPDNDTMPELIQAWLPLTYALNAINRSMGHDDLYPFVLAPTVMSKLGWVHRRLTDVSA; from the coding sequence GTGATCACTTTCTCCTGCGACCGCTGCACCCAGCTGGTCTTCTTCGACAACACCTCCTGCACCCGCTGCGGCACCGACCTGGTCCTCGACCCCGCGACGTGGGCGATGCGCTCGGCAACGGCCGATGACGTGCGGTGCGCCAACCGCGAGCACGGCTGCCCGTGGGTCACCGAGAACGGCGAGCAGTACTGCCGATCCTGCCGGCTGACCCGCACCCGCCCCTCCCTGGACGACCCGGAGATCGCGGCGGAATGGCGCCGCGCGGAAGCGGCCAAGCGCCGGCTGGTCTTCCAGCTGGAGCGCATGGGCCTCGACGTGCAGGGGGCCACGTTCGACCTGCTGTCCAGCCGGGACGAACAGGTCATCACCGGCCACGCCGACGGGGTCATCACCCTGGACCTGGCCGAGGCCGACGACGTCGAGCGCATCCGCATCCGCGAGCAGATGGACGAGCCCTACCGCACCCTGCTCGGGCACTTCCGCCACGAGATCGGCCACTGGCTGTGGACCCGGTACGTCGACGGGTCCGAGGTGATCGATGACTTCCGACGGGTGTTCGGCGACGAGCGGGCCGACTACGGCGAGGCCCTGGAGGCCCACTACGACGCCGAACCGCCGGAGGGCTGGGCCGACTCCTACGTCTCGACCTACGCCACCGCCCACCCGTGGGAGGACTTCGCCGAGACCGTCGCCCACTGGCTGCACATCACCGACGTCCTGGAGACCGCGGGGGCGTTCGGCGTCAGCGTCGACGGCGCGCACGAGGTGCTGACCTCCGACCCCGACGACGCAGAACCGGACAACGACACCATGCCGGAGCTGATCCAGGCCTGGCTGCCGTTGACCTACGCCCTCAACGCCATCAACCGCTCCATGGGCCATGACGACCTGTACCCGTTCGTGCTCGCCCCGACGGTCATGTCCAAGCTCGGCTGGGTCCACCGCCGCCTGACCGACGTCTCGGCCTGA
- a CDS encoding sugar phosphate nucleotidyltransferase, translated as MRALILAGGRGTRLRPLTHLIPKPLVPFMGDPYAHGLLRRLVDAGVTRATFLVGRDAAPFQPLVDAAPQLGLEIDVATEEMALDTAGAVRRALADEPDEPVLVCNGDVLTDVDLRRIIDSHVRSGAVATLTLHEVADTSAFGVVVRNGEGMVRRFVEKPQPGTVPDNTINAGTYVLQPRLFGHFPGDGPLSFERQVFPGLLDAGERMLGVNDDAYWQDLGTPARYLEGHRAVIDGECAWPLAEGMVVVEGQSAIHPSAVVDETAVVRFGSVVGPRCRVGAGAVLQGAVLHEEVEVHDAAVISDALVGALSEIGTGVVVPKGSVLGIRTYLGTR; from the coding sequence ATGCGCGCCCTGATCCTGGCGGGTGGCCGTGGCACACGGCTGCGTCCGCTCACCCACCTCATCCCCAAGCCGCTGGTCCCCTTCATGGGTGACCCCTACGCCCACGGCCTGCTCCGGCGACTGGTCGATGCGGGCGTCACCCGCGCCACCTTCCTGGTCGGGCGCGACGCCGCCCCGTTCCAACCGCTGGTCGACGCGGCGCCGCAGCTGGGCCTCGAGATCGACGTCGCGACCGAGGAGATGGCGCTCGACACCGCCGGAGCGGTCCGCCGTGCCCTCGCCGACGAGCCCGACGAACCCGTCCTGGTCTGCAACGGTGACGTCCTGACCGACGTCGACCTGCGCCGCATCATCGACAGCCACGTCCGGTCGGGCGCCGTCGCCACGCTGACCCTGCACGAGGTTGCCGACACCTCCGCGTTCGGTGTGGTCGTGCGCAACGGCGAGGGAATGGTGCGCCGGTTCGTGGAGAAGCCCCAGCCGGGCACGGTGCCCGACAACACCATCAACGCCGGCACCTACGTCCTGCAGCCCCGGCTGTTCGGCCACTTCCCCGGCGACGGACCGTTGTCGTTCGAGCGCCAGGTCTTCCCGGGCCTGCTGGACGCCGGGGAGAGGATGCTCGGCGTCAACGACGACGCGTACTGGCAGGACCTCGGTACGCCGGCCCGCTACCTCGAGGGCCACCGGGCCGTGATCGACGGCGAGTGCGCCTGGCCGCTGGCCGAGGGCATGGTCGTGGTCGAGGGGCAGTCGGCCATCCACCCCAGCGCGGTGGTCGACGAGACCGCGGTGGTGCGGTTCGGCTCCGTGGTGGGACCGCGGTGCCGCGTGGGTGCGGGCGCGGTGCTGCAGGGGGCGGTGCTGCACGAGGAGGTGGAGGTGCACGACGCCGCCGTCATCAGCGACGCCCTCGTCGGGGCGTTGTCGGAGATCGGTACGGGCGTCGTCGTGCCGAAGGGCAGCGTGCTGGGCATCCGCACCTACCTCGGCACCCGCTGA